GCACCTACGAGCGGATGTAGGAACAACCCATCCACGATTTCCATGGCGCACTTCTGAATGTATTCATGGGCGCGGTGCACGGGGTTGCGGGTTTGGAAGCCGACGATCGTATGCCAGCCCTTATCCAAAAATGCCTGACGAGAGACAGCGGGATCCAACTGGTATTTCGGGAAGAGGGGATGGGGATCCCGTTCCAGCAACCAAATGGGGCCGGCCAGATTAACATTGCCCTGTTGGTACACCACCGCCACACCGGGATGCTTTTCATCATCGGTGCGATAGACGTTGACGGCTTCCTTCTGCTTGTCGTAGGTATATTTTTCCGTCAGTTGCAGAACCCCGATGTAGCGTCCGGTAGAGTCATCCAGACGTACATAGCTACCTTCTTCTAAAGGCGCGGCCACTTCTTCCGTCACAGACAGCGTAATCGGAATCGACCAAGGCAGACCATTGATGAGGTGCATATCCACCACCACACTGTCATAGTCCTGTTGGTTCATAAATCCGGTCAATGGGCTAAAGCCCCCGATCGCAATCATGTGCAAATCGGAAACCGCCCGCTCATCCAAGGCCACACGGGGCAGAAAGTCTGCTTTGCTGAGGAATTCTTCCTTTTGGGCTGGCGTTGCGATGCGGTTAATCAGTTCCCCACCGTGGGGAGCAATGCTGTCTGGACGGTGATACTTGGCCATGGGTTCTCTAGGGATTTCAACTCATTGCAAGCTTTGATCCTACCAGAGTCTTAACCCACCCCTAAATCTCTCGTGAAAACATCTAGGGTCGATCGGGGGATAGAGATTTTGGCAGGAATTAAGCGAACTCAACCGATCGGTAAAAATCGGCGGGTTAGGCGTATTTTTTCAGCAGCAGCGCTAACTTTTCCTTGGTTGCAGCAGGGACTTTATCCATGGGGGTCAGCACCGCATATTTCAAGGCGGAATGGGCCTCCGATTCAAATAAATCAGTACTCAAGCGCCGCACCACTTCTTTGATCACCGCTTGGGCGTTGGTGGCATTTTTATGCAAATTGGCTACCACCATATCCACCGTCACGCTGTCATGGTCGGGGTGCCAGCAGTCGTAGTCCGTCACCAAAGCTAGGGTGGCGTAGGCAATCTCGGCTTCCCGCGCCAGCTTGGCTTCCTGCAAATTGGTCATGCCGATAATCGTTGCGCCCCAACTGCGGTACAGGTTCGACTCCGCCTTGGTCGAAAACGCAGGGCCTTCCATGCAGACGTAGGTGCCGCCCCGATGGATGTCGATGCCTTCGATCGTGAGGCTTTCGGCTGCATCCGCCACTAGGTTCGCTAATTTAGGACAAACAGGATCGCCAAAGGTAATGTGGGCAACAATGCCTTCCCCAAAAAACGTAGACACGCGGTTACGGGTGCGATCGATAAATTGATCGGGAATCACCATGTCCAAGGGTTTCGCGGCTTCCTTGAGGGAACCCACCGCCGACGCTGAAATGATGTATTCCACACCGAGGCTTTTCAGGGCGTAGATGTTGGCGCGGAAGGGGAGTTCCGTCGGCAGAAGTGTATGGTTGCGACCATGGCGAGCCAGGAATGCCACGCGGGTGCCTTCCAAGGTGCCCACGATCAAGGCATCGGAGGGTGCCCCGAAGGGAGTTTCCACCGTGACTTCTTCCACATCCTTGAGCGCATCCATCTTGTAGAGGCCGCTGCCGCCGATAATGCCAATTTTGATATCCTGTGCCATGGGTCTAAGTTCGTGTGACTAAGTTTCGGTGTGCCTGAGTGAAAAAGTTGCCAGCGCGCGCAAATTGAACAGCGTCTAGGGTACAGGTTGCAGTTCCCTAGGGCAAGTCCTGATTGTTGATCTAAGCCACCTC
The Alkalinema sp. FACHB-956 DNA segment above includes these coding regions:
- the sat gene encoding sulfate adenylyltransferase → MAKYHRPDSIAPHGGELINRIATPAQKEEFLSKADFLPRVALDERAVSDLHMIAIGGFSPLTGFMNQQDYDSVVVDMHLINGLPWSIPITLSVTEEVAAPLEEGSYVRLDDSTGRYIGVLQLTEKYTYDKQKEAVNVYRTDDEKHPGVAVVYQQGNVNLAGPIWLLERDPHPLFPKYQLDPAVSRQAFLDKGWHTIVGFQTRNPVHRAHEYIQKCAMEIVDGLFLHPLVGATKEDDIPADIRMRCYEILIENYYPQDRVILGINPSAMRYAGPREAIFHALIRKNYGCTHFIVGRDHAGVGDYYGTFDAQYIFDEFDPALIGIVPLKFEHAFYCTVTNTMATVKTSPSTPEQRVHLSGTKVREMLRRGELPPPEFSRPLVAAELAKAMKVQG
- a CDS encoding S-methyl-5'-thioadenosine phosphorylase, with amino-acid sequence MAQDIKIGIIGGSGLYKMDALKDVEEVTVETPFGAPSDALIVGTLEGTRVAFLARHGRNHTLLPTELPFRANIYALKSLGVEYIISASAVGSLKEAAKPLDMVIPDQFIDRTRNRVSTFFGEGIVAHITFGDPVCPKLANLVADAAESLTIEGIDIHRGGTYVCMEGPAFSTKAESNLYRSWGATIIGMTNLQEAKLAREAEIAYATLALVTDYDCWHPDHDSVTVDMVVANLHKNATNAQAVIKEVVRRLSTDLFESEAHSALKYAVLTPMDKVPAATKEKLALLLKKYA